A genomic stretch from Algoriphagus halophilus includes:
- a CDS encoding glycosyltransferase: MNFLILTHVHHVKKGGNYYAYGPYVREMNIWTKFFTSVTILAPLSEDRELNPIEIAYEHENIRFVPVQEINLTTWRGRVQTLGSLPGTLAKILQAMRSTDHIHLRCPGNMGLAGAVLQYFFPSKAKTAKYAGNWDPESDQPYTYKLQQRLVSNPTFAKNMSVLVYGKWPNQSQNIVPFFTFSYSQNESQEDHREALQRENKLYRPQLQLLFVGALVPGKNPLMAAEVARLLKLQEVNFKLTFCGEGDQMEPLRQFVKENSLEEEVELCGNLDSERLKNKYKQSHFLIFLSESEGWPKVVAESMYFGCLPITTPVSCVPFMLANGERGDLVDKDPGKVVERINHYLTNPEDFFRKSRNSKEWSKAFTKESFELEIKKLIKNV, from the coding sequence ATGAATTTTTTGATTCTTACCCATGTGCATCATGTCAAAAAAGGAGGTAACTATTATGCCTATGGTCCCTATGTAAGAGAAATGAATATCTGGACCAAATTTTTTACCTCCGTTACGATCCTAGCACCGCTGTCAGAGGATAGAGAATTGAATCCAATAGAGATTGCCTACGAGCATGAAAACATCCGATTTGTACCTGTTCAGGAAATCAACTTGACCACTTGGAGGGGGAGAGTCCAAACCCTAGGGTCCTTACCAGGGACCCTTGCTAAAATACTTCAGGCGATGAGGTCAACAGACCATATTCACTTGAGGTGTCCTGGAAACATGGGATTGGCAGGAGCGGTTCTTCAGTACTTTTTCCCATCCAAAGCCAAAACAGCCAAATATGCTGGGAATTGGGACCCGGAAAGCGACCAGCCATATACCTATAAGCTCCAACAGCGATTGGTTTCCAACCCCACATTTGCAAAAAACATGAGCGTGTTGGTTTATGGGAAATGGCCCAACCAAAGTCAGAATATAGTTCCTTTTTTTACGTTTTCTTATAGTCAGAATGAATCCCAGGAAGATCACAGAGAAGCGCTACAGCGTGAAAATAAACTATACAGACCCCAACTACAATTACTTTTTGTAGGGGCGCTGGTACCCGGGAAAAATCCACTCATGGCTGCGGAGGTAGCCCGCCTATTAAAATTGCAGGAAGTCAACTTTAAATTGACTTTTTGTGGAGAAGGGGATCAAATGGAACCACTTCGCCAATTTGTGAAAGAAAATAGCCTGGAAGAAGAAGTGGAACTTTGTGGGAATTTGGACAGTGAACGATTGAAGAATAAGTACAAACAATCCCACTTTTTAATATTTTTATCGGAAAGTGAAGGATGGCCTAAAGTTGTAGCCGAATCCATGTATTTTGGTTGCCTGCCCATTACAACTCCCGTATCTTGCGTTCCATTTATGTTGGCAAATGGAGAGCGGGGAGATTTAGTGGATAAGGATCCAGGAAAAGTAGTAGAGAGAATCAACCATTACCTGACAAACCCAGAAGATTTTTTTAGAAAGTCTAGAAATTCAAAAGAATGGTCCAAAGCTTTTACCAAGGAAAGTTTTGAACTGGAAATAAAGAAGTTAATTAAGAATGTATAA
- a CDS encoding glycosyltransferase family 4 protein: MHICFLSSEYPKAGFPHGGVGTFLQILARNLVKHDIRVSIVGLNYTDEYEETLDEGVHVYRLKPRKVKPITWYLTFQAINSKIKEIHQKHPISIVESTELGLAFIKKIPGIKYLIRMNGGHHFFAESENRPIDPWKGFQEKRSFRKADMVFGVSEYVINHTANYLDFADKKGPVIYNPANLEHFYQADPSKMVPGRIFFAGTVCEKKGVRQLILAFPKIKERFPESELYIAGRDWFFPDGRSYIQYLKDSQIQDAVKDSIKFLGPVANHELPKYMEAAEICAYPSHMEAMPLAWIEVLSMGKAFLGSVLGPGPEVVNDHVTGRVCDPRDVASVESVLLEMLSDKEKNLKMAEAARKDVLERFSIDKLVHKNIDFFRQVVAG, translated from the coding sequence ATGCATATTTGCTTTTTATCCAGTGAATACCCCAAAGCAGGTTTTCCCCATGGAGGAGTAGGGACTTTTCTTCAGATTCTGGCTAGGAATCTTGTAAAGCATGACATTCGTGTTTCCATTGTAGGGTTGAACTATACCGATGAATACGAAGAGACGCTTGATGAAGGAGTGCACGTTTATAGATTAAAGCCTAGAAAAGTAAAACCCATTACATGGTATTTGACATTTCAGGCGATCAACTCCAAAATCAAGGAAATCCATCAAAAGCATCCCATATCTATCGTAGAGTCCACAGAATTGGGCTTGGCATTTATCAAAAAGATTCCTGGTATCAAGTATTTGATACGGATGAATGGAGGCCATCATTTCTTTGCAGAATCAGAGAACCGGCCAATTGACCCTTGGAAAGGCTTTCAGGAAAAGCGCTCATTTAGAAAGGCGGACATGGTTTTTGGGGTGAGTGAATATGTGATTAACCATACTGCCAACTACCTGGATTTTGCAGATAAGAAAGGACCTGTTATTTATAACCCTGCGAACCTTGAACATTTCTATCAGGCAGACCCCAGTAAAATGGTACCTGGAAGAATATTTTTTGCGGGTACCGTATGCGAGAAAAAAGGAGTGAGGCAATTGATCTTGGCCTTTCCAAAAATCAAAGAACGATTTCCAGAAAGTGAATTGTACATCGCCGGAAGAGATTGGTTTTTCCCGGATGGAAGGTCCTATATTCAGTATTTGAAAGATTCTCAAATTCAGGATGCCGTAAAAGATTCCATCAAGTTCTTAGGGCCAGTTGCAAACCATGAGCTTCCAAAATACATGGAAGCAGCAGAAATCTGTGCCTATCCCTCCCATATGGAAGCGATGCCCTTGGCTTGGATTGAAGTATTGAGTATGGGGAAGGCATTTTTGGGATCTGTTTTAGGGCCTGGTCCAGAAGTGGTGAATGATCATGTTACCGGAAGGGTATGTGATCCAAGAGATGTAGCAAGTGTAGAGAGCGTGTTGTTGGAAATGCTCAGCGATAAGGAAAAAAATCTGAAAATGGCAGAGGCGGCAAGAAAAGATGTGTTGGAACGCTTCTCCATTGACAAACTGGTCCATAAAAACATAGACTTTTTTAGGCAAGTAGTAGCTGGATGA
- a CDS encoding glycosyltransferase family protein: protein MDKKILFVIPDGVGIRNYLYSDVFHHLKQQGFKIHLMHHLEPQVLNYVKNERGIDFSDEPVRKVSESRFQQFLRETSTYARLKHNSKLKQNPTILTNWFKVKNNPLKRVFQKATELASATLSSYDGIKYLEETNRFKWRRSLAYKEFRSDIRRIQPDLIFITHQRVATLEPLCLAAADLGVKTVTAIFSWDNLPKARLPIRTDHYAVWSEYMKNELLEYYPEIPEPSIAVVGTPQFDFHFQPELLESREEFAARYGLDSSKKWILFSGDDELTSPHDPEYLKDVASALASDPQVSILFRQVPVCTVDRYQAVLDQYPNIIHVPPKWEKGTSWMSFYPLFEDVKLLMNLCHHCECSVNIGSTIGLDFSYFGKPTVFLAYDTVQDQHWSTDVVYQFQHFRSFEGLDAVVFAKEKSSLATLLKQVLENPSRFSTQKHLWRDKIAANTENAPSSVQIAAFLESLLIEKEAVQE from the coding sequence GTGGATAAGAAAATTCTATTTGTCATCCCCGATGGGGTAGGAATCAGAAATTACCTGTATTCTGATGTATTTCATCACCTGAAGCAACAAGGGTTTAAGATTCATTTGATGCATCATTTAGAACCTCAGGTGTTGAATTATGTAAAGAATGAAAGAGGGATTGATTTTAGCGATGAACCGGTAAGAAAGGTCAGCGAATCAAGGTTTCAGCAATTTCTGAGGGAGACCTCTACCTATGCCAGGTTGAAACATAACTCCAAGCTGAAACAAAACCCTACCATTCTCACCAATTGGTTTAAGGTGAAAAACAATCCTTTGAAACGTGTATTTCAAAAGGCGACTGAGCTGGCAAGTGCTACCCTGTCTTCCTATGATGGCATCAAATACCTGGAAGAGACCAATCGATTCAAGTGGAGGCGTAGTCTTGCCTACAAAGAATTCAGATCAGATATCCGAAGAATTCAGCCCGATTTGATCTTTATTACCCACCAAAGAGTAGCTACACTGGAACCCCTTTGCCTGGCAGCTGCTGATTTGGGAGTTAAGACGGTTACGGCCATATTTTCTTGGGACAATCTCCCAAAAGCCAGGCTACCCATCCGTACCGATCACTATGCAGTATGGTCTGAATACATGAAAAATGAATTGCTGGAATATTATCCGGAAATTCCTGAACCTTCCATCGCTGTAGTAGGTACCCCGCAATTTGATTTCCATTTTCAACCTGAACTGTTGGAATCCAGGGAAGAATTTGCTGCCAGGTATGGACTGGATAGTTCAAAAAAATGGATTCTTTTTTCAGGCGATGATGAACTGACTTCCCCGCATGATCCTGAATATTTGAAAGATGTGGCATCCGCCCTGGCTTCAGATCCTCAGGTGTCCATTCTGTTCAGGCAAGTTCCTGTTTGTACGGTGGATCGATACCAAGCGGTATTGGATCAGTATCCAAATATCATACATGTTCCGCCTAAATGGGAAAAAGGAACCAGTTGGATGTCGTTTTATCCCCTTTTCGAGGATGTGAAACTGTTGATGAACCTTTGTCACCATTGTGAATGCTCGGTAAATATTGGGTCCACCATCGGGTTGGACTTTTCATACTTTGGGAAGCCAACGGTTTTTTTGGCATATGATACGGTGCAAGATCAACACTGGAGTACCGATGTGGTGTATCAATTCCAGCACTTTCGATCCTTTGAAGGATTGGATGCCGTGGTTTTTGCAAAAGAAAAATCAAGCTTGGCTACCCTCTTGAAGCAGGTATTGGAAAACCCAAGCCGCTTTTCTACCCAAAAACATCTGTGGAGAGATAAAATCGCTGCCAATACAGAAAATGCACCTTCTTCCGTACAGATCGCGGCTTTTTTGGAATCCCTATTGATTGAAAAAGAGGCAGTCCAGGAATAA
- a CDS encoding glycosyltransferase family 4 protein: MPQKRKVLFILPELLGPGGQELENIGFAKCLHTDARFKVTVLNFYAPFQVKELENLPKLDWDLSQLKQVVFNKKFLKIWVKSGFNFQMSLGNCFRNFPELFDAWLNAKLNTFDLCFTGISPTGLLPHILNSCIQNNLAFAYHESSIFHPKNDHFYRLMEGNGSLLISAKAKEEYLLEHYPHADYSIIKQWIYLGQEEFLKIPQGNQHPIKFGYVGRMDSGKNLQVILEAVKILKEKGHVLEFLLFGDGPEMANLKAFTQKFGLEDQVEFKGSFPFEQRHTCFSELDVFVMTSTFEGGPLVILEAMAAGKPIITTLVGDVPNRVFEDQNGYVLPIDCSPYSLSQQMEKYLDQQDLVTKHGKRSREFFLQEFEEKACQEIFKESIWDIIRSKSN; the protein is encoded by the coding sequence ATGCCCCAAAAAAGAAAGGTTCTTTTCATTTTGCCCGAGCTATTGGGACCTGGAGGGCAAGAATTGGAGAATATTGGATTTGCAAAATGCCTCCATACGGATGCTCGGTTTAAGGTTACAGTCCTGAATTTTTATGCTCCTTTCCAGGTGAAAGAATTGGAAAATCTCCCCAAGTTGGACTGGGACTTGTCTCAGTTGAAGCAGGTAGTTTTCAATAAAAAATTCCTGAAGATCTGGGTGAAATCAGGCTTCAACTTTCAAATGAGTCTGGGGAATTGCTTTAGGAACTTTCCTGAGTTGTTTGATGCTTGGCTGAATGCCAAACTCAACACATTTGATCTCTGCTTCACGGGAATTAGTCCCACGGGTTTATTGCCCCATATTTTGAACAGCTGTATTCAAAATAACCTGGCATTTGCCTACCATGAGTCTTCGATTTTCCATCCCAAAAACGACCATTTCTATCGATTAATGGAGGGAAATGGTTCTTTATTGATTTCAGCAAAGGCAAAAGAAGAGTATCTCTTGGAACATTACCCTCATGCTGATTATTCGATCATCAAGCAGTGGATATACCTTGGCCAGGAAGAGTTCTTGAAAATTCCCCAAGGAAACCAGCATCCCATCAAGTTTGGCTATGTAGGCAGAATGGATTCAGGGAAAAATCTTCAGGTGATTCTGGAAGCCGTAAAAATCTTGAAAGAGAAAGGCCATGTGCTTGAATTTTTACTGTTTGGGGATGGCCCTGAGATGGCTAATCTAAAAGCATTTACCCAGAAATTTGGATTGGAAGACCAAGTGGAATTCAAGGGCAGTTTTCCTTTTGAACAAAGGCATACCTGTTTTTCCGAACTGGATGTTTTTGTGATGACAAGTACATTTGAGGGAGGTCCATTGGTGATTTTGGAAGCAATGGCCGCTGGAAAGCCAATTATTACCACCCTTGTGGGAGATGTACCCAACCGGGTCTTTGAGGATCAAAATGGCTATGTCTTGCCTATTGATTGCTCCCCTTACTCTTTGTCCCAGCAGATGGAAAAGTATTTAGATCAACAAGATCTTGTAACCAAACATGGAAAGAGAAGTAGAGAGTTCTTTTTACAAGAGTTTGAAGAAAAAGCCTGCCAAGAAATCTTCAAGGAAAGTATTTGGGACATCATCCGTTCAAAAAGTAATTAG
- a CDS encoding glycosyltransferase family 2 protein, with protein MNINLDNQVKHTPLVSIIAIAYNHEEFLGEALDSIIAQTYPEIEIVLVDACSKDQSVSKINAWIASNPGVKVKTIFQSSTKKITENANDALELVEGEYYQILSCDDVLLPHKIQDQVNLFQQSDNQLGVVYCDAEKIDRESKSMHLPTFFQERNWTSASQLPAGMIFPILLMDYFICAPTVLVKKELALKVGGYNPESMMEDLDLFLKMAQEYSFKGILQVGVKYRILETSLLRSTDPFHRQATRLKIYSEYLGQKGEWDRFITHQFLIAHKAKSSLLNLVYSLQLGIQKFLKSQLKKHY; from the coding sequence ATGAATATCAACCTGGATAATCAAGTGAAACACACTCCTTTGGTCAGTATCATCGCCATTGCTTATAACCATGAGGAGTTTTTGGGAGAAGCGCTGGACAGCATCATTGCCCAAACCTATCCGGAGATTGAAATTGTCCTGGTGGATGCCTGCTCCAAAGACCAAAGTGTTTCCAAAATCAACGCATGGATCGCCAGCAACCCAGGCGTAAAAGTCAAAACCATCTTCCAGTCCTCTACCAAGAAGATTACCGAAAATGCCAATGACGCATTGGAATTGGTTGAAGGTGAATATTACCAGATTTTAAGTTGTGATGATGTGTTGCTTCCTCATAAAATCCAGGATCAGGTAAACCTATTTCAGCAATCTGACAATCAGCTAGGAGTGGTGTATTGTGACGCAGAGAAGATCGATAGGGAAAGTAAATCCATGCATTTACCTACATTTTTTCAGGAAAGAAATTGGACTTCAGCTTCCCAATTGCCTGCTGGAATGATCTTCCCTATACTTTTGATGGATTATTTCATCTGTGCCCCTACGGTATTGGTCAAGAAAGAGTTGGCTTTGAAAGTGGGAGGGTATAATCCAGAATCCATGATGGAAGATCTGGACCTGTTCTTGAAAATGGCACAGGAGTATTCCTTCAAAGGAATCCTGCAAGTAGGAGTGAAATACCGCATTTTAGAAACTTCCTTATTGAGATCCACAGATCCATTTCATAGGCAAGCCACCAGGTTGAAAATTTATTCAGAATACCTTGGCCAAAAAGGGGAGTGGGATCGGTTTATAACCCACCAATTTTTAATTGCCCATAAGGCAAAGTCTTCCTTACTCAACCTAGTTTATTCCTTGCAACTTGGGATTCAGAAATTCCTAAAATCCCAATTGAAAAAACACTATTGA
- a CDS encoding DegT/DnrJ/EryC1/StrS family aminotransferase, whose protein sequence is MVKFLDLLKINLAHEAEIQEALNQVLLNGWYIRGKFHDEFEQKFAEYCGTSRCVGVANGLDALILIFKGFKELGLLKDGDEVIVQANTYIASIISITASGLVPVFVEPDEETYNLSVENVKKAITSKTKAILAVHLYGQLTPMKELKELAEEKGLLLVEDCAQSHGAMDERGLKAGNLSDAAAFSFYPGKNMGALGDAGAVTTSNESLADMVKTMGNYGSQKKYFNEVQGVNSRLDEIQAAVLLVKLKYIDQENAVRRRIAKRYLTEIKNPHLILPTSQPDSLDHVFHVFVIRTKNRKELIEFTDAQGIQTLIHYPIPFHKQGAYQEYSSLQLPITERIHEEILSIPISPVMEEAEVDEVISVLNEYQPG, encoded by the coding sequence ATGGTAAAATTTCTAGACCTTCTAAAAATAAACCTTGCTCATGAAGCAGAAATACAAGAAGCTTTAAATCAGGTTTTATTGAATGGCTGGTACATCAGAGGTAAATTTCATGATGAATTTGAACAGAAGTTTGCGGAATACTGTGGGACTTCAAGATGTGTTGGGGTAGCCAATGGGTTGGATGCATTGATTTTGATCTTCAAAGGCTTTAAGGAGTTGGGTCTACTCAAAGACGGAGATGAAGTAATTGTGCAGGCCAATACCTATATCGCTTCCATCATTTCAATTACCGCTTCCGGCTTGGTTCCAGTTTTTGTGGAGCCAGATGAGGAGACCTACAACTTGAGCGTCGAAAATGTAAAAAAAGCCATTACCAGTAAAACCAAAGCAATCTTGGCAGTTCATCTTTATGGTCAATTGACCCCGATGAAAGAGCTGAAAGAACTGGCTGAGGAGAAGGGCTTATTGTTAGTGGAAGATTGCGCCCAGTCCCATGGAGCGATGGATGAAAGAGGCCTTAAAGCCGGGAACCTTTCTGATGCAGCCGCTTTTTCATTTTACCCTGGTAAAAATATGGGAGCCTTGGGAGATGCCGGAGCAGTCACTACTTCCAATGAATCCTTGGCTGATATGGTCAAAACCATGGGGAATTATGGCAGCCAAAAGAAATATTTCAACGAGGTGCAAGGGGTGAATTCCAGATTGGATGAAATTCAGGCAGCAGTCTTACTTGTTAAACTGAAATACATCGATCAGGAAAATGCCGTCAGGAGAAGAATTGCCAAGAGATACCTCACTGAAATAAAAAACCCCCATTTGATTCTACCAACATCCCAACCGGATAGCTTGGATCATGTGTTTCATGTGTTCGTCATCAGAACCAAAAACAGAAAAGAATTAATCGAATTCACCGATGCTCAAGGAATCCAAACCTTGATCCATTATCCGATTCCCTTTCACAAGCAAGGGGCTTACCAGGAATATTCTTCACTCCAACTTCCCATTACAGAACGGATCCATGAGGAGATTTTAAGTATTCCGATTAGCCCGGTGATGGAAGAAGCAGAAGTGGATGAGGTAATCAGCGTGTTAAATGAATATCAACCTGGATAA
- a CDS encoding ABC transporter ATP-binding protein, giving the protein MKLISKYFRHFLFFYSYLGNRIILLIGLSLVGGFLDGFGLALFIPLIQVAGKDQIDKAEAAESLGSLSFLLDFITWTGLELTAVVILVFLLSIFVAKGLFKYMESHYKVMVQMFFVKKIRYQMVDSLGDMEYRNFLGLDAGRVQNTLSGEIYKIVSAYVAYFNTLQSFVLLLVYVVLALLANFQFALVVSVGGYLSNLIFKVIFKYTESASLNNSQLSHKYQSSLIQAVHNFKYLKATNYFQRYKIKLKDYVDKIELEQKKIGIFNAILLAAREPLVIAIVVGAILVEIKLLNGNIAAIFLSLMFFYRALNFIMLVQTHWQAFTANLGGLHVGLELLKDLEKGKEQDVSKKQVENIKSLSLQKVGFYYHPEKMVLHQIDLTIENNRSYALVGKSGSGKTTLTNLLVGLVHPTAGKFLLNGEPLRSFNLASYRSKIGYITQEAVIFNDTVFNNVTFWSDKTEENYKKFEHALNLANLSELVDSLPLKEETILGDSGALISGGQKQRISIARELFKEAQLLIFDEATSALDSETEKMIQQNIDSLKGSCNIVLIAHRLSTVKNADEILLMKDGEVECRGTFSQLLNESETFKSMVELQEF; this is encoded by the coding sequence GTGAAATTGATTTCAAAATACTTCCGGCACTTCCTCTTCTTTTATTCCTATTTAGGAAATAGGATTATCCTGTTAATAGGCTTAAGCTTAGTGGGCGGGTTTTTGGATGGATTTGGCCTGGCTTTATTTATTCCTTTGATCCAGGTTGCTGGCAAAGATCAAATAGATAAAGCAGAGGCAGCCGAATCTTTAGGTTCTTTAAGTTTCTTATTGGACTTCATTACATGGACCGGTTTGGAGCTGACGGCGGTAGTCATCCTTGTTTTTTTACTTTCCATATTTGTTGCCAAAGGACTTTTTAAATACATGGAAAGCCATTACAAAGTGATGGTGCAGATGTTCTTTGTAAAGAAGATCCGTTACCAAATGGTGGATAGTCTTGGCGATATGGAGTACCGAAACTTTTTGGGATTGGATGCCGGTAGGGTTCAAAATACCCTTTCAGGAGAGATCTATAAGATCGTCTCGGCCTATGTTGCTTATTTTAATACCCTGCAATCCTTTGTGTTGTTATTGGTATATGTGGTGTTGGCCCTATTGGCCAATTTTCAATTCGCATTGGTAGTCAGTGTAGGTGGGTATTTATCCAATCTGATCTTCAAAGTAATTTTTAAATACACCGAATCAGCATCTCTCAATAACAGCCAGCTCAGTCATAAATATCAATCTTCCCTGATTCAGGCGGTTCACAACTTCAAATACCTCAAGGCTACCAATTACTTTCAGAGGTATAAAATTAAACTCAAGGACTATGTGGATAAAATTGAGCTGGAGCAAAAGAAGATAGGAATCTTTAATGCGATTCTTTTGGCCGCTAGAGAACCCTTGGTTATTGCCATTGTAGTGGGAGCAATTCTGGTGGAAATAAAACTCCTGAACGGAAACATTGCGGCCATCTTTTTGAGTCTGATGTTTTTCTATCGTGCTTTGAATTTCATTATGTTGGTACAAACGCACTGGCAGGCATTTACGGCCAATCTCGGGGGATTGCATGTGGGCTTGGAATTGTTGAAAGACTTAGAAAAGGGGAAAGAACAAGACGTTTCCAAAAAACAGGTGGAAAATATCAAATCCCTTTCCTTACAAAAGGTGGGCTTTTATTACCATCCTGAAAAAATGGTTCTTCATCAGATTGATCTGACCATTGAGAATAATAGGTCCTATGCCTTGGTTGGGAAAAGTGGGAGTGGGAAGACTACACTCACCAATTTATTGGTGGGATTGGTACATCCTACTGCGGGGAAATTCCTCCTAAACGGGGAACCCTTGCGATCTTTTAACCTGGCAAGTTATCGCTCCAAAATCGGATATATCACCCAGGAAGCAGTGATTTTCAATGATACTGTTTTTAACAATGTGACCTTTTGGTCAGATAAGACAGAAGAAAATTATAAGAAGTTCGAACATGCCTTGAATCTTGCGAATCTCAGCGAGTTGGTAGATTCACTTCCTTTGAAGGAAGAAACCATTTTAGGTGACAGTGGAGCTTTGATCAGTGGGGGGCAGAAACAGAGGATTTCTATTGCCAGAGAATTATTCAAAGAAGCTCAGCTCTTGATTTTCGACGAGGCTACTTCCGCCTTGGACAGTGAAACCGAGAAAATGATCCAGCAAAATATTGACTCATTAAAAGGTAGCTGCAACATTGTTTTGATTGCCCACCGATTGAGTACCGTTAAGAACGCAGATGAGATCCTTTTGATGAAAGATGGAGAAGTGGAATGCAGAGGCACCTTTAGTCAATTACTGAATGAAAGTGAAACCTTTAAATCAATGGTGGAACTCCAAGAGTTTTAA